Proteins encoded by one window of Rouxiella chamberiensis:
- a CDS encoding amidase yields MSDILELDAVTLAAHIRDKNLSPVEVIAASIERMERLEPELHAFCTPTTALALARAKEIEQQIMRGEDPGPLGGIPVAIKDLISTKGIRTVSGSYLYENFIPDEDDITVERLKAAGAIILGKTNAPEFGYSGTGHNPVFATTCNPWDTALTPGGSSAGSAAALAARMCPLALGSDGGGSVRIPAAHSGIFGMKASMGRVPLYPGCRDERYPGMSSWESLEHIGPMSRSVADAALMLSVIAGPDARDRHSIPTGDVDWQGSLNGSLKGLRIGFSPDWGYAAVDPQVRAIVADAVRVFEQELGCIVEEAHPGFADPKLTFAALVAQETDLTGMRRLMEIHGDRMSPHLVEMLNTQWTAEMFTDANMKRKEVVNKMWRFMQRYDLLLTPTLATPPFPIDIESPDSIDGRHVTPSEWLAFVFPINLTGQPAASVPAGFTAEGLPVGLQIVGRHLDDALVLRASAAFEKVRGWNDRLPPLLRR; encoded by the coding sequence ATGTCCGATATTCTTGAACTAGATGCCGTCACCCTTGCGGCTCACATCCGCGATAAGAATCTGTCTCCGGTCGAGGTAATAGCCGCCTCGATAGAAAGAATGGAGCGGCTTGAACCCGAGTTGCATGCCTTTTGCACGCCAACGACCGCATTGGCGCTGGCACGGGCCAAAGAGATTGAACAACAGATTATGCGCGGCGAAGATCCTGGCCCTCTGGGCGGTATTCCTGTCGCCATTAAGGATTTGATTAGCACGAAAGGGATCAGGACGGTTTCAGGCTCCTACCTGTATGAAAATTTTATTCCCGATGAAGACGATATCACCGTCGAGCGACTCAAGGCCGCCGGCGCGATTATTCTTGGCAAAACCAATGCCCCGGAATTCGGCTACAGCGGCACCGGGCATAATCCGGTGTTTGCAACCACCTGCAACCCGTGGGACACCGCACTGACGCCGGGCGGGTCCAGTGCCGGTTCCGCCGCGGCACTCGCCGCGCGCATGTGTCCGCTGGCGCTGGGCAGCGACGGCGGAGGCTCGGTGCGCATTCCTGCCGCCCACAGCGGCATCTTCGGCATGAAGGCGTCCATGGGCCGCGTTCCTTTATATCCAGGCTGTCGCGACGAACGTTATCCGGGGATGTCGAGCTGGGAATCGCTTGAGCATATCGGCCCGATGTCCCGCAGCGTCGCCGATGCCGCACTGATGCTCTCTGTGATTGCCGGACCCGATGCTCGCGACCGTCACTCCATTCCCACGGGCGACGTAGACTGGCAAGGCAGCCTGAACGGCAGTCTCAAGGGGCTGCGCATCGGCTTTAGCCCGGATTGGGGCTATGCCGCCGTCGACCCGCAGGTGCGCGCCATCGTTGCCGATGCCGTCAGGGTTTTCGAGCAGGAGTTGGGCTGCATCGTCGAAGAGGCGCATCCCGGTTTTGCCGATCCAAAACTCACGTTCGCGGCGCTGGTCGCACAGGAAACCGATTTGACCGGCATGCGTAGGCTGATGGAAATCCATGGCGATCGCATGTCGCCGCATCTGGTCGAAATGCTGAACACGCAATGGACCGCCGAGATGTTTACGGATGCCAACATGAAACGCAAAGAGGTGGTCAACAAGATGTGGCGCTTTATGCAGCGTTACGATCTGCTGCTGACGCCTACGCTCGCCACACCGCCCTTCCCCATTGATATCGAAAGTCCTGACTCTATCGACGGACGCCATGTCACGCCGAGCGAATGGCTGGCCTTTGTTTTTCCTATCAATCTTACCGGTCAGCCGGCCGCTTCCGTACCTGCCGGATTTACCGCCGAAGGTTTACCCGTCGGCCTGCAAATTGTGGGTCGCCATCTGGACGATGCCCTGGTGTTACGCGCCAGCGCCGCCTTTGAGAAAGTCCGCGGCTGGAACGATAGGCTTCCCCCTCTTCTCCGCCGTTAA
- the pncC gene encoding nicotinamide-nucleotide amidase — translation MTENKLHQLSIEVGAALKARDFWVTCAESCTGGWVAKALTDVAGSSAWFDRGFVTYSNAAKREMLDVSDATLKEFGAVSEQVVREMARGARYAAGANLAVSISGIAGPDGGSEAKPVGTVWFGFADNDGRIYAHKEVFSGNREAVRLQAAVFALQTLLDEFLKK, via the coding sequence ATGACCGAAAATAAATTGCATCAGCTTAGTATCGAGGTAGGCGCGGCCTTAAAAGCCCGCGATTTCTGGGTTACCTGTGCAGAGTCGTGCACGGGAGGCTGGGTCGCGAAAGCCCTTACCGATGTTGCCGGCAGTTCTGCCTGGTTCGACCGTGGTTTTGTCACTTACAGCAACGCCGCAAAACGCGAAATGCTCGACGTTTCAGACGCGACGTTGAAAGAGTTCGGCGCAGTGAGCGAGCAGGTAGTGCGGGAAATGGCGCGTGGCGCACGTTATGCGGCCGGCGCAAACCTTGCGGTGTCGATAAGCGGCATTGCCGGGCCTGACGGCGGCAGCGAGGCAAAACCTGTGGGCACGGTGTGGTTTGGCTTTGCCGACAACGACGGCCGCATTTATGCCCATAAAGAGGTGTTTTCCGGCAATCGCGAAGCCGTGCGCCTGCAAGCCGCTGTTTTTGCGCTGCAAACGCTTCTCGACGAATTTTTGAAAAAATAG